From the Thermodesulfovibrionales bacterium genome, one window contains:
- a CDS encoding universal stress protein, with protein sequence MDNGEEAIPGYSVKIERILAGIDLGPDTGKILAYASLFAKITGASLQLLSVLDYLVTPPAYLAPYIEDEKKIAEEKFRRWEERLAAYGVSAVKEIRVGRLAESFAAAAEKGKADMLVLGFKTHTFRRSSSEGLVKGLRMPVLVVRGERAESADIGPLGIRKTLCPTDFSETSSNAFRTAKALAGLFSSELTALHVVPSHIIEERLERKSHGDRAREDLLERAKERLAGFLKNFGLEDSGVVREGDPYREISAFASEEKADLIVIGARGLSSLEGPLIGSVCDAVLKSSPCPVLVIH encoded by the coding sequence GCATTGACCTTGGTCCGGATACCGGGAAGATTCTTGCCTATGCTTCTTTATTTGCAAAAATAACCGGAGCCTCCCTTCAGCTCCTTTCGGTCCTCGATTACCTCGTCACCCCGCCCGCTTACCTCGCCCCTTATATCGAAGACGAGAAGAAGATCGCTGAAGAGAAATTCCGCCGTTGGGAAGAGAGGCTCGCCGCGTATGGGGTCTCGGCGGTGAAGGAGATCCGGGTCGGAAGGCTCGCCGAATCGTTCGCTGCTGCCGCCGAGAAGGGAAAGGCGGACATGCTCGTGCTCGGCTTCAAGACCCATACCTTCAGGAGGAGCAGTTCCGAGGGGTTGGTAAAGGGTCTGCGGATGCCGGTGCTTGTGGTGAGGGGAGAGCGTGCCGAGTCCGCGGATATCGGCCCGCTCGGGATAAGGAAGACACTCTGCCCTACCGATTTTTCCGAGACTTCGTCGAATGCATTCAGGACGGCAAAGGCACTGGCGGGCCTCTTCTCATCGGAACTCACGGCGCTCCACGTAGTACCGAGTCATATCATCGAAGAGCGGCTGGAGAGAAAAAGCCATGGGGACAGAGCGAGAGAGGATCTTCTTGAGAGGGCAAAAGAGAGGCTCGCCGGCTTTTTGAAAAATTTCGGCCTCGAAGATTCAGGGGTCGTCAGGGAGGGAGATCCTTACCGGGAGATCAGTGCTTTCGCCTCGGAAGAGAAGGCCGACCTTATCGTCATCGGAGCAAGGGGACTCTCCTCGCTAGAGGGTCCGCTCATCGGAAGCGTCTGCGATGCCGTCTTGAAATCGTCTCCCTGTCCCGTCCTTGTGATCCACTGA
- a CDS encoding sodium:calcium antiporter, which translates to MIRDIVFLLAGLFMILLAAEGFTNGIEALGRRLSLSQAVVGSILAAVGTALPETMLPIVAIFFYGGSSAHEIGVGAILGAPFMLSTLAFFLVGLTAAISCLLKKRAFVITVEAHSTTRDLVFFLPMYAGAVLIPLVAGRSSAIPIAILLIGGYLLYAYRTFRGESADLEHSEGLHLSKLLRSPRSGASDRPGVALILLQIAGALSVMVAGAHIFVAHLEHLSLSFGMNPLLFALVLAPIATELPEKFNSVTWTWKGRDTLAIGNITGAMVFQSTFPVSVGLVFTEWNLSGMALFSAIVTLASAAVVLGQLAFRKRLSPLTLLLGGVLYLLYAVALVMRTT; encoded by the coding sequence ATGATCCGTGACATCGTCTTTCTCCTCGCCGGCCTCTTCATGATACTCCTCGCTGCCGAAGGTTTTACCAACGGGATCGAGGCCCTCGGGCGAAGGCTTTCGCTCTCTCAGGCGGTGGTCGGCAGCATCCTCGCCGCCGTCGGAACAGCCCTGCCGGAGACGATGCTGCCGATCGTGGCGATATTCTTTTACGGCGGTTCCTCTGCGCATGAAATCGGCGTCGGCGCGATACTCGGCGCGCCCTTCATGCTCTCAACACTCGCTTTCTTCCTCGTAGGGCTCACCGCGGCTATATCCTGTCTCTTAAAGAAGCGCGCCTTCGTCATTACTGTCGAGGCCCATTCAACGACGAGGGATCTCGTTTTCTTCCTTCCGATGTATGCCGGCGCCGTCCTGATTCCGCTTGTCGCGGGAAGGTCGTCGGCGATACCGATAGCGATCCTTCTCATAGGAGGATATCTCCTCTACGCATATCGGACATTCCGGGGAGAGAGTGCCGACCTCGAGCATTCCGAGGGTCTCCATCTCTCGAAGTTATTGAGGAGTCCACGGTCCGGCGCGTCGGACCGCCCGGGCGTCGCCCTTATCCTCCTTCAGATAGCGGGTGCCCTGTCCGTCATGGTGGCCGGCGCTCATATCTTCGTTGCACACCTTGAACACCTCTCCCTCAGCTTCGGCATGAACCCCCTTCTCTTTGCGCTTGTCCTTGCTCCTATCGCAACGGAGCTTCCGGAGAAGTTCAACAGCGTCACCTGGACCTGGAAGGGGAGAGATACGCTTGCCATCGGAAACATTACCGGTGCGATGGTATTTCAGTCGACCTTTCCTGTTTCTGTGGGGCTCGTATTCACGGAATGGAATCTCAGCGGGATGGCGCTTTTTTCGGCGATCGTCACCCTCGCATCAGCTGCGGTCGTTCTGGGACAACTGGCATTCCGGAAGCGTCTCTCTCCGCTCACCCTGCTCCTCGGAGGAGTATTGTATCTTCTTTATGCCGTTGCATTGGTAATGAGGACCACGTGA
- a CDS encoding HU family DNA-binding protein, translating into MTKTDLIEKVSKETSLTKAAVGRAFEAGIEAVVKALKKGDKVILVGFGTFSVSKRKARTGRNPRTGAILKIPAHKAPKFTAGKALKDAVK; encoded by the coding sequence ATGACGAAGACAGACTTAATCGAAAAGGTTTCAAAAGAGACTTCTCTGACAAAGGCAGCCGTGGGAAGGGCATTTGAAGCGGGGATCGAGGCAGTGGTCAAGGCATTGAAGAAAGGTGATAAAGTTATCCTTGTCGGTTTTGGCACGTTCTCTGTTTCCAAGCGGAAGGCGAGGACGGGTAGGAATCCCCGGACTGGGGCAATCTTAAAGATACCTGCCCATAAAGCACCTAAGTTCACGGCAGGGAAAGCATTGAAGGACGCGGTGAAGTAA
- a CDS encoding DUF255 domain-containing protein, translated as MMRRLAISALVVIFLFNHVVLASDFSFSPRSNKAHLIEWRHWEKQSLDDAKREGKPILLSLSAVWCHWCHVMDETTYSAISVIDYINSNFIPVRVDANMRPDIDNLYNQGGWPSTVVLTPDGEIVQGGTYISEESMITWLSDALGILKEDKKGFKEKSDTMKKKRGPARQTDGSAPDLSDIARITTLLESSYDEKYGGFGLSQKFPNPDAIDFLLSGYVSTRNTELMTMISTTLEKMSGGELHDRVEGGFFRYATGRDWSAPHYEKMLDLNAALIRNYASAYMVFGNGDYKKVLNSTVTYIAKHLYNKKTGAFYGSQDAEEEYYRKRERAGVKPPRIDSTIYADSNAQMITGLIVASGATGEKNLIGMAKQTANFIMTNLYSDKAGTYHYYSGQKYLSGLLSDNVLFGLALIDLYNVTGEKKYIDRAEDICRLIIDKFYDKATGRFIPSLETTIVNPTRTGALSDYNTYLSNYRAVILFNRLYYCNGDEDLKRIIENVNAHVSTIYETYGPSAALYGTALRWSLETPFVVTIIARDRNVGRFLLQANKIYIPQKVLKILSLSRQGERIRALGYPVEEAAYVCSGRRCSPALTEPDRLIAGIKRFMANRDGKDKTD; from the coding sequence ATGATGCGAAGACTTGCCATAAGCGCTCTCGTTGTCATCTTTTTGTTCAATCACGTTGTCCTTGCCTCTGATTTCAGCTTTTCTCCCCGCTCTAACAAAGCCCATCTCATAGAGTGGAGGCACTGGGAGAAGCAGTCTCTCGATGATGCGAAGAGAGAAGGCAAACCCATACTGCTTTCCTTGAGCGCGGTATGGTGTCACTGGTGCCACGTAATGGATGAAACGACCTATTCTGCTATCAGCGTAATCGATTACATTAATAGCAATTTTATTCCTGTACGGGTAGATGCGAACATGAGACCCGATATAGACAATCTCTACAACCAGGGAGGCTGGCCCAGCACGGTTGTCCTCACGCCCGATGGAGAAATCGTGCAGGGCGGAACCTACATTTCCGAGGAGTCCATGATCACGTGGCTTTCAGATGCATTGGGCATACTCAAAGAGGACAAGAAGGGATTCAAGGAAAAGAGCGATACAATGAAGAAAAAGAGAGGGCCAGCTCGGCAGACGGATGGCTCCGCCCCCGACCTTTCTGATATTGCCAGAATAACCACTCTGCTTGAATCGTCATATGACGAGAAATATGGGGGCTTCGGGCTATCGCAAAAGTTTCCTAATCCCGACGCAATCGATTTTCTCCTTTCAGGGTACGTGAGCACGAGAAACACAGAACTCATGACAATGATTTCCACGACTCTTGAGAAGATGTCCGGGGGAGAACTGCATGACCGTGTCGAAGGAGGCTTCTTCAGATACGCTACAGGGCGAGACTGGTCGGCGCCTCATTACGAGAAGATGCTGGATCTGAACGCAGCGCTCATCAGGAATTACGCATCGGCCTACATGGTCTTCGGTAACGGCGACTACAAGAAGGTTTTGAACAGCACCGTCACTTACATAGCGAAACATCTCTATAACAAGAAGACGGGAGCTTTTTACGGCAGTCAGGATGCCGAAGAAGAGTACTACAGGAAACGAGAGCGAGCCGGGGTTAAGCCGCCGCGGATTGATAGTACTATTTATGCCGACTCCAATGCCCAGATGATAACCGGCCTCATTGTCGCGTCTGGGGCGACCGGCGAAAAGAACCTCATCGGAATGGCGAAACAAACTGCAAATTTTATCATGACCAATCTCTATTCAGACAAGGCCGGCACATATCATTACTACTCCGGACAGAAGTATCTGAGCGGTCTCCTCTCAGACAACGTACTCTTTGGCTTGGCCCTTATCGATTTATACAATGTGACAGGAGAGAAAAAGTACATCGACCGAGCTGAAGATATCTGTCGGCTCATCATAGATAAATTTTACGATAAGGCGACCGGCAGGTTCATTCCGTCTCTTGAAACCACGATTGTCAATCCGACGAGAACCGGTGCGCTCTCAGACTATAACACGTATCTGTCAAACTACAGAGCAGTAATATTGTTCAATAGGCTGTATTATTGTAACGGCGATGAAGACTTAAAACGCATTATTGAAAACGTAAATGCTCATGTAAGCACTATCTATGAGACGTATGGGCCTTCTGCTGCCCTCTATGGAACGGCATTGCGCTGGAGCCTGGAAACTCCGTTTGTGGTCACGATCATTGCCCGTGATAGGAACGTCGGCAGATTTCTCTTGCAGGCCAATAAAATCTATATCCCTCAAAAGGTGCTAAAGATACTCTCTTTAAGCCGGCAGGGAGAGCGAATCAGGGCACTTGGCTATCCGGTGGAAGAGGCCGCATACGTCTGTTCGGGAAGGAGATGCTCACCGGCTTTAACCGAGCCGGACAGGCTGATTGCGGGGATTAAAAGATTTATGGCAAATCGTGACGGAAAGGATAAAACGGACTGA